In Garra rufa chromosome 15, GarRuf1.0, whole genome shotgun sequence, a single genomic region encodes these proteins:
- the specc1la gene encoding cytospin-A, producing the protein MKKAGRPVGNKAASGGGKGDTVTAGNSAGKSAVKSPTTAPLSKVKSNDDLLAAMAGSSGGTNSSVAKGKKSTSTHSTSCGTNTNNPDTKTKTTSGPSGKRASSTASKESNSSRDRLRNSRNSSSKKQSSTGASDRAQPRHSRGLAQTSDSESRMSKSKSDGQLSDKVALEAKVKNLLGLAKSKDVEILQLRGELRDMRVQLGLPEEDEEDERPPEREVAAVITAADVESTLLLLQEQNQAIRGELNLLKNENRMLKDRLNALGFSLEQRLDGAEKNFGFPSTSPELSSSGGGGGNGDCATVASSVEGSAPGSMEDLLTGGQRSGSTDNLDSESSEVYQAVTSSDDALDAPSSSSESEGGAPACRSSSRKGSSGNTSEVSVACLTERIHQMEENQHSTSEELQATLQELADLQQITQELNGENERLGEEKVLLMDSLCQQSDKLEHCGRQIEYFRSLLDEHGVAYSVDEDIKSGRYLELEQRYVELAENARFEREQLLGVQQHLSNTLKMAEQDNAEAQSVISALKERNHHMERLLEVERQERVSMAAVLEECKAAVNSDQAELSRCRVLLEQERQKVAELYSIHNAGDKSDIHQLLEGVRLDKEEAEAKAAKLQDDLGHARNEVACLQDTLNKLDAEYRDFQSEVQKELAEQKRALEKQREDLQEKETEIGDMKETIFELEDEVEQHRAVKLHDNLIISDLENSMKKLQDQKHDMERETKILHRRLREESAEWRQFQADLQTAVVIANDIKSEAQEEIGDLRRRLQEAQEKNEKLSKELDEVKNRKQDEERGRVYNYMNAVERDLAALRQGMGLSRRPSTSSEPSPTVKTLIKSFDSASQGPGANATAVAAAAAAAAAASTTTSAPLPRTPLSPSPMKTPPAAAVSPIQRHSITGSMAAAKPLSSLTDKRPSYTDISMPAEHLLRAANGSRPASALQRVSNMDTSKSITVSRRSSEEAKRDISAPDGGPASSLIAMGSAAPPLSLSSSSSPTASVNPTARSRLREERKDPLSALAREYGGSKRNALLRWCQKKTEGYQNIDITNFSSSWNDGLAFCAVLHTYLPAHIPYQELNSQDKRRNFTLAFQAAESVGIKSTLDINDMVHTERPDWQSVMTYVTAIYKYFET; encoded by the exons ATGAAGAAAGCAGGCAGGCCAGTGGGGAATAAGGCAGCAAGTGGAGGAGGTAAAGGTGACACAGTGACAGCTGGAAACTCTGCTGGCAAAAGCGCTGTTAAGAGCCCTACCACAGCTCCACTCTCCAAG GTCAAAAGCAATGATGATCTTCTAGCTGCTATGGCTGGGAGCAGTGGAGGGACAAACAGCAGTGTTGCCAAGGGCAAGAAATCAACCTCAACTCATTCAACATCTTGTGGAACAAACACTAATAACCCTGACACAAAGACCAAGACCACCTCAG GCCCATCTGGCAAACGGGCATCGTCCACGGCCTCCAAAGAGTCAAACTCCTCACGTGATCGATTGCGAAACTCCAGAAACTCTAGCAGTAAGAAGCAGTCATCCACTGGTGCTTCTGACCGAGCCCAGCCCAGGCATTCCCGTGGACTGGCGCAGACATCAGATTCAGAGAGCCGCATGAGCAAATCAAAGTCTGACGGACAGCTAAGTGATAAAGTGGCCCTGGAGGCCAAAGTAAAAAATCTGTTAGGTCTGGCCAAGAGCAAAGACGTGGAAATCCTTCAGCTACGGGGTGAGCTGAGGGACATGAGGGTTCAACTGGGACTGCCTGAG GAAGATGAAGAGGATGAGAGGCCACCTGAGAGAGAGGTGGCTGCAGTGATCACAGCTGCAGATGTGGAGTCAACATTGCTGCTCCTGCAGGAGCAGAACCAGGCCATCCGCGGAGAGCTCAACCTGCTTAAGAATGAAAACCGTATGTTAAAGGACCGCCTCAATGCCCTGGGCTTTTCCCTGGAGCAGAGACTGGACGGGGCTGAGAAGAACTTCGGCTTTCCCTCCACAAGTCCTGAACTATCCTCCTCTGGAGGTGGTGGAGGTAATGGAGACTGTGCTACTGTGGCCTCCTCTGTGGAGGGATCAGCACCAGGCTCCATGGAGGACCTCCTTACGGGAGGCCAGCGAAGTGGCTCAACGGACAACCTGGACAGCGAGTCCAGTGAGGTGTACCAAGCGGTGACCTCCAGTGACGACGCTTTGGATGCTCCATCATCGTCCTCTGAGTCTGAAGGTGGCGCTCCGGCATGTCGCAGTTCATCTCGTAAGGGGAGCAGTGGAAACACCAGCGAGGTGTCAGTGGCGTGCCTTACAGAGCGCATCCACCAGATGGAAGAGAACCAACACAGCACGTCTGAGGAGCTCCAAGCAACTTTACAGGAACTGGCAGACCTGCAACAGATCACGCAAGAGCTAAATGGCGAAAATGAACGCCTGGGAGAGGAAAAAGTCCTGCTTATGGACTCCCTCTGCCAACAGAGTGACAAACTGGAGCACTGCGGCCGTCAGATCGAGTACTTCCGCTCACTTCTGGATGAGCACGGAGTGGCCTACTCGGTGGACGAAGACATCAAGAGTGGGCGATACCTGGAGCTCGAACAACGCTACGTGGAGCTTGCAGAAAACGCTCGCTTTGAGCGTGAGCAGCTTTTGGGTGTGCAGCAACATCTGAGCAATACTCTAAAGATGGCCGAGCAGGATAACGCCGAGGCTCAGAGTGTGATCTCAGCACTTAAAGAGCGAAACCATCACATGGAGCGACTTCTTGAAGTGGAAAGGCAGGAGAGGGTTAGCATGGCGGCAGTTCTGGAGGAGTGTAAAGCTGCGGTCAACAGCGACCAGGCTGAGCTCAGCCGCTGTCGGGTGTTACTTGAGCAGGAGAGGCAGAAGGTTGCTGAGCTTTACTCCATCCACAATGCTGGTGATAAGAGCGACATCCACCAGCTCCTGGAAGGGGTTAGGTTGGACAAGGAAGAAGCTGAAGCCAAAGCCGCCAAACTGCAGGACGATTTGGGCCATGCTCGCAATGAGGTAGCATGTCTTCAGGACACCCTCAACAAG CTGGATGCAGAGTACAGGGACTTCCAGAGCGAGGTGCAGAAAGAGTTAGCCGAGCAAAAAAGGGCTCTAGAGAAGCAGCGTGAGGATCTGCAGGAGAAGGAAACCGAGATTGGAGACATGAAAGAGACCATCTTTGAGCTCGAGGATGAAGTGGAGCAGCATCGAGCCGTCAAACTTCATGACAACCTCATCATTAGTGACCTAGAGA ATTCGATGAAAAAGCTTCAGGATCAGAAGCATGACATGGAGAGAGAGACAAAGATACTGCACCGCAGACTCCGG GAAGAGTCTGCAGAGTGGCGTCAGTTTCAGGCAGATCTGCAGACTGCTGTGGTCATTGCTAATGACATCAAGTCAGAAGCTCAAGAGGAAATCGGTGACCTACGCCGCCGCCTGCAAGAAGCCCAAGAGAAGAATGAGAAGTTGAGCAAAGAACTAGATGAAGTTAAAAACCGCAA GCAAGATGAGGAGCGTGGACGTGTATATAACTACATGAACGCTGTTGAGAGGGACCTGGCTGCGCTGAGGCAAGGCATGGGACTGAGTCGCCGCCCCTCCACATCCTCTGAGCCTTCACCTACCGTTAAAACCCTCATCAAAAGCTTTGACAGTGCCTCACAGG GTCCTGGAGCTAATGCTACTGCAGTCGCCGCTGCTGCTGCAGCCGCCGCCGCTGCAAGTACAACCACGAGTGCCCCCTTACCTCGCACACCTCTCAGTCCCAGTCCTATGAAGACCCCGCCTGCTGCTGCAGTCTCTCCCATACAG AGACACTCCATCACTGGCTCTATGGCTGCTGCGAAGCCCCTCTCCTCCCTTACAGACAAAAGACCCAGTTATACAGACATCAGCATGCCAG CTGAGCATCTACTAAGAGCAGCCAATGGCAGTCGCCCAGCTTCAGCTCTTCAAAGAGTCTCAAACATGGACACATCAAAGTCTATCACAG TGTCTCGGAGAAGCAGCGAAGAGGCAAAGAGGGATATCAGCGCTCCTGATGGAGGCCCAGCTTCCTCTCTGATTGCCATGGGCTCTGCTGCACCTCCTCTTTCGCTGTCTTCTTCCTCTTCCCCCACAGCCTCTGTCAACCCCACAGCACGCAGCCGCCTTCG AGAGGAGCGGAAAGACCCTCTGTCAGCTTTGGCTCGTGAATATGGTGGTTCTAAAAGAAATGCACTGCTGAGGTGGTGTCAGAAGAAAACCGAGGGTTATCAG AACATCGACATTACCAACTTCAGCAGCAGCTGGAATGATGGACTGGCCTTCTGCGCTGTCCTTCACACGTACCTGCCTGCTCATATTCCCTATCAAGAGCTCAACAGTCAGGACAAG AGACGAAATTTCACCCTGGCCTTCCAAGCAGCAGAAAGCGTGGGAATCAAGTCCACTCTG gACATCAATGACATGGTCCATACAGAAAGACCGGACTGGCAGAGTGTTATGACTTACGTCACTGCAATCTACAAGTATTTTGAGACCTGA